One part of the Anaerolineales bacterium genome encodes these proteins:
- a CDS encoding cold-shock protein, with the protein MADREQGTVKWFNGSKGFGFITRDNGADDVFVHFSAIRGDGFRNLEEGQKVEFTVAQGDKGLQAQDVVAL; encoded by the coding sequence ATGGCTGATCGAGAGCAAGGAACCGTTAAATGGTTCAATGGGTCCAAGGGCTTCGGCTTCATCACCCGTGACAACGGCGCCGATGATGTCTTTGTCCACTTCAGCGCCATTCGTGGCGATGGCTTCCGCAACTTGGAAGAGGGTCAAAAAGTCGAGTTCACTGTGGCCCAGGGCGATAAGGGCCTCCAGGCTCAAGACGTTGTCGCTCTGTAA
- a CDS encoding CPBP family intramembrane metalloprotease: protein MKEPGFFNNYDTSVVIGVMLAVGFAVALVTVGPGFATRNFLAEAVILAATFAVARQYLPWKDAPKERLKGPRRELIMALVGYLLIMIGARTHYSFGLAWPWLAGAMLLPVIAMVSAGYGPKAWGLRLPKPSEIGVLAVVVLLTYGLSRALGAVLPASELPSEDVINLVAPAFTTIGNVLVVAVVAAILEEVFFRVYLQPRLAAYLPGRWAVLVQALMYSAAFLPLYLYGNRYPLPLAAALVLVTTNGVLAGYFWRKTGNLWLLILLHLLAFGRYGL, encoded by the coding sequence ATGAAAGAACCAGGTTTCTTCAATAACTACGACACCAGCGTCGTCATCGGCGTCATGCTGGCGGTCGGCTTCGCCGTCGCCCTCGTTACCGTTGGCCCCGGCTTCGCCACGCGCAACTTCTTGGCCGAAGCCGTCATCCTGGCGGCCACCTTCGCGGTAGCCCGCCAATACCTTCCCTGGAAAGATGCCCCCAAAGAGCGCCTCAAAGGCCCGCGCCGCGAGCTCATCATGGCGCTCGTCGGCTACCTGCTGATCATGATCGGCGCCCGCACCCATTACAGCTTCGGCCTTGCCTGGCCCTGGCTCGCCGGCGCCATGCTGCTGCCCGTCATCGCCATGGTTTCGGCCGGCTACGGCCCCAAAGCCTGGGGCCTGCGCCTGCCCAAACCCAGCGAGATCGGCGTGCTGGCCGTCGTGGTCTTGCTCACCTATGGCCTTAGCCGCGCCCTGGGCGCCGTGTTGCCCGCCAGCGAGCTGCCCAGCGAGGATGTCATCAATCTCGTCGCCCCGGCCTTCACGACCATCGGCAACGTGCTGGTCGTGGCCGTGGTCGCCGCGATCCTTGAAGAAGTGTTCTTTCGAGTTTATTTGCAGCCGCGCTTGGCCGCTTACCTGCCCGGCCGCTGGGCCGTGCTGGTGCAAGCGCTAATGTATAGCGCCGCCTTCCTGCCGCTGTATCTGTACGGCAATCGCTATCCGCTGCCGCTGGCCGCTGCTCTTGTCCTCGTGACTACCAACGGTGTCCTCGCTGGCTACTTCTGGCGCAAGACCGGCAACCTATGGTTGCTCATCCTGCTCCACCTGCTCGCCTTCGGCCGCTACGGCCTGTAG
- a CDS encoding cold-shock protein: MAERIQGTVKWFNGTKGFGFITREGGPDVFVHFSAISGDGFRNLEEGQKVEFTVTQGQKGPQAQDVTVVG, from the coding sequence ATGGCAGAACGCATTCAAGGCACCGTGAAGTGGTTCAATGGCACCAAGGGCTTCGGTTTTATCACCCGTGAGGGTGGCCCGGACGTCTTCGTCCACTTCAGCGCCATCAGCGGTGACGGCTTCCGCAACCTGGAAGAAGGTCAGAAGGTGGAATTCACCGTGACCCAGGGCCAGAAAGGCCCCCAGGCTCAGGACGTCACCGTCGTAGGCTAG